The following are encoded together in the Thunnus thynnus chromosome 15, fThuThy2.1, whole genome shotgun sequence genome:
- the LOC137198299 gene encoding polyhomeotic-like protein 1 isoform X1, which translates to METDGEQNQQGASTNGNAASGTSSRPSPMNSMSLYERQAVQALQALQRQPNAAQYFQQLMLQQQINNAQLQNLAAVQQVKATLAASRQSSPSSSSSSQNTSTTAASVTSGSGSSTSSRPMGASATSTISQSVLLSGTAGGQGQMYLRVNRSLRAPISSQLIFMPGNTATAAVATVTQQPQAQQQQQEVTPTSSSSSQSDNDQVQNLAMRGVSSPKGVGVKTEAPERSDSAAFSLVQPSHQSNPQSPTKPSQPQPQPPHIKIPTYPQPTNLKAHPASSSGASSSSSSSSSTSSIPLSQLLLHGTRTLTTVTTSPTAAHTLVLTSNAASQPHGYPVGTATIKPAVNAQTLVVQPLQKTSLSAEKSGHGNGPIPIQPKTLQGLRLPLQLPSRNPPPILPAPPPASSSAQPPQPPHIPVQIVGARQSTLGNAQALALARGSCSQDGAAVLTSSSSLLTMVASIASREGGVMGRGVGLKTLQLPQEAPPLAQVSQVHPQANQSSGPSQNGPLASSPASSQSPTISSPPPSLSRSALSLPLAAEEQRGAAAGVTTNGDSAGSQTPQGKQMTGSLKRKSDSNSANDEDGPSPPQLQPVRDHATALPTNPIEAVPVAPPPASSSSSSSSSPSPALSVSRGGCVQGERAPPPQAVVKPHVLTHLIEGFVIQEGAEPFPVCGSVKDSAGEDLTNDSLDTNQSETVTTATVLKCEYCKNFAPASQFRGTKRFCSMTCAKSMYWFPRYNVSFRQHFCVRQSHSQGQDHASGQDQGQGHFSNSDEEGGIARRRVPRRTSSEIASAKIAGRPIPVKGEIQLAAKCTAQPKCRSESSHSEEESSVEEDEDDPMSLSPASSASCHHQPPPPPLPTESSAPSCLTANPAQWSVEDVSQFISSLQGCEELASQFLSQEIDGQALLLLKEEHLMSTMNIKLGPALKICAHINNLRD; encoded by the exons ATGGAGACGGATGGAGAGCAGAACCAGCAGGGGGCCTCCACCAATGGGAACGCAGCATCCGGGACGAGCTCCCGACCCTCTCCGATGAACTCCATGTCTCTGTATGAAAGACAGGCGGTGCAG GCCCTGCAGGCGTTACAGAGGCAGCCGAACGCAGCTCAGTACTTCCAGCAGCtgatgctgcagcagcagatcaaCAACGCCCAGCTGCAGAACCTGGCCGCTGTGCAACAGGTAAAG GCTACTCTGGCTGCCAGTCGTCAGTCAAGTCcttccagcagcagctcctctcagaACACCAGCACCACAGCT GCCAGTGTAACATCTGGATCAGGGTCCAGTACCAGCAGCCGTCCTATGGGCGCCTCGGCAACGTCCACAATCAGCCAATCGGTGCTGCTGAGTGGGACGGCGGGAGGGCAGGGTCAGATGTATCTGAGG GTCAACCGCTCCCTGAGGGCCCCCATCTCCTCACAGCTCATCTTTATGCCTGGCAACACGGCAACCGCTGCTGTGGCAACCGTTACCCAGCAGCCCCAGGCTCAGCAAcagcaacaggaagtgacaccAACTTCCTCTtccagcagccaatcagataaCGATCAG GTCCAGAACCTTGCTATGCGAGGTGTGTCCAGTCCCAAAGGTGTAGGTGTTAAGACTGAAGCCCCGGAGAGGAGTGACTCAG CTGCCTTCTCCCTGGTCCAGCCCTCCCACCAGTCGAACCCCCAGTCCCCCACTAAGCCAAGCCAGCCTCAGCCCCAGCCGCCCCACATCAAGATCCCCACCTACCCTCAGCCCACCAACCTCAAAGCCCACCCTGCCTCCTCCTCCggcgcctcctcctcctcctcctcctcttcctccacctcctccatccctctctcccagCTCCTGCTTCACGGAACCCGGACCCTCACCACAGTAACCACATCTCCCACAGCAGCGCACACTTTGGTGCTGACGTCAAACGCGGCTTCCCAGCCCCACGGGTACCCTGTTGGCACGGCGACCATAAAACCGGCCGTCAACGCTCAGACTCTGGTGGTGCAGCCTCTGCAGAAGACGTCGCTCAGCGCCGAGAAGTCGGGCCACGGCAACGGACCAATCCCCATCCAACCCAAAACTCTGCAGGGCCTCCGCCTGCCTCTCCAGCTGCCTTCTAGAAACCCCCCTCCCATCCTGCCCGCTCCACCGCCCGCCAGCAGCTCCGCCCAGCCCCCCCAGCCGCCACACATCCCGGTTCAGATCGTGGGCGCCAGACAGAGCACGCTGGGAAACGCCCAGGCTCTGGCTCTGGCCCGGGGCAGCTGCAGCCAGGACGGAGCCGCCGTCCTCACCAGCTCGTCCAGCCTGCTCACCATGGTGGCGTCCATCGCTTCCAGGGAGGGCGGGGTCATGGGCAGAGGGGTGGGACTAAAGACCCTTCAGTTGCCCCAAGAGGCTCCTCCATTGGCTCAGGTCTCTCAGGTGCATCCGCAAGCTAATCAGAGCTCTGGACCGAGTCAGAACGGACCCCTGGCTTCGAGCCCCGCCTCCTCCCAGTCGCCCACCATTTCTTCTCCTCCCCCCTCGCTGTCTCGCTCAGCGCTCTCCCTCCCCCTGGCAGcggaagagcagagaggagcgGCAGCTGGTGTGACAACCAATGGAGACtcagcaggaagtcagacaccaCAG ggaaagCAGATGACAGGCTCGCTTAAACGTAAATCGGACTCCAATTCAGCTAATGATGAAGATGGCCCCTCCCCCCCACAGCTCCAGCCTGTCAGAGATCACGCCACAGCACTACCGACCAATCCCATCGAAGCAG TCCCTGTTGCTCCTCctcccgcctcctcctcctcctcctcctcctcctctccctctccagctCTGTCGGTGTCGCGGGGAGGCTGCGTTCAGGGGGAGagagctcctcctcctcaagCCGTGGTTAAACCGCATGTCCTTACTCACCTCATAGAGGGCTTCGTCATTCAGGAAGGGGCAGAGCCTTTCCCT GTATGTGGTTCAGTAAAGGACTCGGCTGGTGAGGATTTAACAAACGACAGTCTGGACACTAATCAATCAGAGACCgttaccacagcaacag TGCTGAAGTGTGAGTACTGTAAAAACTTTGCTCCTGCCAGCCAGTTCAGAGGCACCAAAAGGTTCTGCTCCATGACTTGTGCCAAGAG TATGTATTGGTTCCCCAGGTACAACGTCAGCTTCAGGCAGCACTTCTGCGTGCGGCAGAGTCACAGCCAGGGTCAAGATCACGCTTCGGGTCAGGATCAAGGCCAAGGTCACTTCTCGAACTCGGACGAGGAGGGAGGCATCGCCAGGCGGAGGGTTCCACGCAGGACCAGCTCGGAAATAGCCAGTGCCAAGATAGCAGGGAGACCCATACCTGTGAAG GGAGAAATTCAACTCGCAGCAAAGTGCACCGCAcagccaaaa TGCCGTTCAGAGTCCAGCCATTCAGAGGAGGAGTCCAGCGTAGAGGAGGACGAAGACGACCCCATGTCCCTCTCGCCCGCCTCCTCAGCTTCCTGCCACCACCAgccgcctcctcctccgctcCCGACGGAGAGTTCCGCGCCCAGCTGCCTGACGGCCAACCCCGCCCAGTGGAGCGTGGAGGATGTGTCACAGTTTATTTCCTCGCTACAAG GCTGCGAGGAACTGGCCTCTCAGTTCCTGTCGCAGGAGATCGACGGTcaggctctgctgctgctgaaggaggagCATCTCATGTCCACCATGAACATCAAGCTGGGTCCCGCCCTCAAGATCTGCGCCCACATTAACAATCTGAGAGACTGA
- the LOC137198299 gene encoding polyhomeotic-like protein 1 isoform X5 encodes METDGEQNQQGASTNGNAASGTSSRPSPMNSMSLYERQAVQALQALQRQPNAAQYFQQLMLQQQINNAQLQNLAAVQQVKATLAASRQSSPSSSSSSQNTSTTAASVTSGSGSSTSSRPMGASATSTISQSVLLSGTAGGQGQMYLRVNRSLRAPISSQLIFMPGNTATAAVATVTQQPQAQQQQQEVTPTSSSSSQSDNDQVQNLAMRGVSSPKGVGVKTEAPERSDSAAFSLVQPSHQSNPQSPTKPSQPQPQPPHIKIPTYPQPTNLKAHPASSSGASSSSSSSSSTSSIPLSQLLLHGTRTLTTVTTSPTAAHTLVLTSNAASQPHGYPVGTATIKPAVNAQTLVVQPLQKTSLSAEKSGHGNGPIPIQPKTLQGLRLPLQLPSRNPPPILPAPPPASSSAQPPQPPHIPVQIVGARQSTLGNAQALALARGSCSQDGAAVLTSSSSLLTMVASIASREGGVMGRGVGLKTLQLPQEAPPLAQVSQVHPQANQSSGPSQNGPLASSPASSQSPTISSPPPSLSRSALSLPLAAEEQRGAAAGVTTNGDSAGSQTPQGKQMTGSLKRKSDSNSANDEDGPSPPQLQPVRDHATALPTNPIEAVPVAPPPASSSSSSSSSPSPALSVSRGGCVQGERAPPPQAVVKPHVLTHLIEGFVIQEGAEPFPVCGSVKDSAGEDLTNDSLDTNQSETVTTATVLKCEYCKNFAPASQFRGTKRFCSMTCAKRYNVSFRQHFCVRQSHSQGQDHASGQDQGQGHFSNSDEEGGIARRRVPRRTSSEIASAKIAGRPIPVKCRSESSHSEEESSVEEDEDDPMSLSPASSASCHHQPPPPPLPTESSAPSCLTANPAQWSVEDVSQFISSLQGCEELASQFLSQEIDGQALLLLKEEHLMSTMNIKLGPALKICAHINNLRD; translated from the exons ATGGAGACGGATGGAGAGCAGAACCAGCAGGGGGCCTCCACCAATGGGAACGCAGCATCCGGGACGAGCTCCCGACCCTCTCCGATGAACTCCATGTCTCTGTATGAAAGACAGGCGGTGCAG GCCCTGCAGGCGTTACAGAGGCAGCCGAACGCAGCTCAGTACTTCCAGCAGCtgatgctgcagcagcagatcaaCAACGCCCAGCTGCAGAACCTGGCCGCTGTGCAACAGGTAAAG GCTACTCTGGCTGCCAGTCGTCAGTCAAGTCcttccagcagcagctcctctcagaACACCAGCACCACAGCT GCCAGTGTAACATCTGGATCAGGGTCCAGTACCAGCAGCCGTCCTATGGGCGCCTCGGCAACGTCCACAATCAGCCAATCGGTGCTGCTGAGTGGGACGGCGGGAGGGCAGGGTCAGATGTATCTGAGG GTCAACCGCTCCCTGAGGGCCCCCATCTCCTCACAGCTCATCTTTATGCCTGGCAACACGGCAACCGCTGCTGTGGCAACCGTTACCCAGCAGCCCCAGGCTCAGCAAcagcaacaggaagtgacaccAACTTCCTCTtccagcagccaatcagataaCGATCAG GTCCAGAACCTTGCTATGCGAGGTGTGTCCAGTCCCAAAGGTGTAGGTGTTAAGACTGAAGCCCCGGAGAGGAGTGACTCAG CTGCCTTCTCCCTGGTCCAGCCCTCCCACCAGTCGAACCCCCAGTCCCCCACTAAGCCAAGCCAGCCTCAGCCCCAGCCGCCCCACATCAAGATCCCCACCTACCCTCAGCCCACCAACCTCAAAGCCCACCCTGCCTCCTCCTCCggcgcctcctcctcctcctcctcctcttcctccacctcctccatccctctctcccagCTCCTGCTTCACGGAACCCGGACCCTCACCACAGTAACCACATCTCCCACAGCAGCGCACACTTTGGTGCTGACGTCAAACGCGGCTTCCCAGCCCCACGGGTACCCTGTTGGCACGGCGACCATAAAACCGGCCGTCAACGCTCAGACTCTGGTGGTGCAGCCTCTGCAGAAGACGTCGCTCAGCGCCGAGAAGTCGGGCCACGGCAACGGACCAATCCCCATCCAACCCAAAACTCTGCAGGGCCTCCGCCTGCCTCTCCAGCTGCCTTCTAGAAACCCCCCTCCCATCCTGCCCGCTCCACCGCCCGCCAGCAGCTCCGCCCAGCCCCCCCAGCCGCCACACATCCCGGTTCAGATCGTGGGCGCCAGACAGAGCACGCTGGGAAACGCCCAGGCTCTGGCTCTGGCCCGGGGCAGCTGCAGCCAGGACGGAGCCGCCGTCCTCACCAGCTCGTCCAGCCTGCTCACCATGGTGGCGTCCATCGCTTCCAGGGAGGGCGGGGTCATGGGCAGAGGGGTGGGACTAAAGACCCTTCAGTTGCCCCAAGAGGCTCCTCCATTGGCTCAGGTCTCTCAGGTGCATCCGCAAGCTAATCAGAGCTCTGGACCGAGTCAGAACGGACCCCTGGCTTCGAGCCCCGCCTCCTCCCAGTCGCCCACCATTTCTTCTCCTCCCCCCTCGCTGTCTCGCTCAGCGCTCTCCCTCCCCCTGGCAGcggaagagcagagaggagcgGCAGCTGGTGTGACAACCAATGGAGACtcagcaggaagtcagacaccaCAG ggaaagCAGATGACAGGCTCGCTTAAACGTAAATCGGACTCCAATTCAGCTAATGATGAAGATGGCCCCTCCCCCCCACAGCTCCAGCCTGTCAGAGATCACGCCACAGCACTACCGACCAATCCCATCGAAGCAG TCCCTGTTGCTCCTCctcccgcctcctcctcctcctcctcctcctcctctccctctccagctCTGTCGGTGTCGCGGGGAGGCTGCGTTCAGGGGGAGagagctcctcctcctcaagCCGTGGTTAAACCGCATGTCCTTACTCACCTCATAGAGGGCTTCGTCATTCAGGAAGGGGCAGAGCCTTTCCCT GTATGTGGTTCAGTAAAGGACTCGGCTGGTGAGGATTTAACAAACGACAGTCTGGACACTAATCAATCAGAGACCgttaccacagcaacag TGCTGAAGTGTGAGTACTGTAAAAACTTTGCTCCTGCCAGCCAGTTCAGAGGCACCAAAAGGTTCTGCTCCATGACTTGTGCCAAGAG GTACAACGTCAGCTTCAGGCAGCACTTCTGCGTGCGGCAGAGTCACAGCCAGGGTCAAGATCACGCTTCGGGTCAGGATCAAGGCCAAGGTCACTTCTCGAACTCGGACGAGGAGGGAGGCATCGCCAGGCGGAGGGTTCCACGCAGGACCAGCTCGGAAATAGCCAGTGCCAAGATAGCAGGGAGACCCATACCTGTGAAG TGCCGTTCAGAGTCCAGCCATTCAGAGGAGGAGTCCAGCGTAGAGGAGGACGAAGACGACCCCATGTCCCTCTCGCCCGCCTCCTCAGCTTCCTGCCACCACCAgccgcctcctcctccgctcCCGACGGAGAGTTCCGCGCCCAGCTGCCTGACGGCCAACCCCGCCCAGTGGAGCGTGGAGGATGTGTCACAGTTTATTTCCTCGCTACAAG GCTGCGAGGAACTGGCCTCTCAGTTCCTGTCGCAGGAGATCGACGGTcaggctctgctgctgctgaaggaggagCATCTCATGTCCACCATGAACATCAAGCTGGGTCCCGCCCTCAAGATCTGCGCCCACATTAACAATCTGAGAGACTGA
- the LOC137198299 gene encoding polyhomeotic-like protein 1 isoform X6 has product METDGEQNQQGASTNGNAASGTSSRPSPMNSMSLYERQAVQALQALQRQPNAAQYFQQLMLQQQINNAQLQNLAAVQQATLAASRQSSPSSSSSSQNTSTTAASVTSGSGSSTSSRPMGASATSTISQSVLLSGTAGGQGQMYLRVNRSLRAPISSQLIFMPGNTATAAVATVTQQPQAQQQQQEVTPTSSSSSQSDNDQVQNLAMRGVSSPKGVGVKTEAPERSDSAAFSLVQPSHQSNPQSPTKPSQPQPQPPHIKIPTYPQPTNLKAHPASSSGASSSSSSSSSTSSIPLSQLLLHGTRTLTTVTTSPTAAHTLVLTSNAASQPHGYPVGTATIKPAVNAQTLVVQPLQKTSLSAEKSGHGNGPIPIQPKTLQGLRLPLQLPSRNPPPILPAPPPASSSAQPPQPPHIPVQIVGARQSTLGNAQALALARGSCSQDGAAVLTSSSSLLTMVASIASREGGVMGRGVGLKTLQLPQEAPPLAQVSQVHPQANQSSGPSQNGPLASSPASSQSPTISSPPPSLSRSALSLPLAAEEQRGAAAGVTTNGDSAGSQTPQGKQMTGSLKRKSDSNSANDEDGPSPPQLQPVRDHATALPTNPIEAVPVAPPPASSSSSSSSSPSPALSVSRGGCVQGERAPPPQAVVKPHVLTHLIEGFVIQEGAEPFPVCGSVKDSAGEDLTNDSLDTNQSETVTTATVLKCEYCKNFAPASQFRGTKRFCSMTCAKRYNVSFRQHFCVRQSHSQGQDHASGQDQGQGHFSNSDEEGGIARRRVPRRTSSEIASAKIAGRPIPVKCRSESSHSEEESSVEEDEDDPMSLSPASSASCHHQPPPPPLPTESSAPSCLTANPAQWSVEDVSQFISSLQGCEELASQFLSQEIDGQALLLLKEEHLMSTMNIKLGPALKICAHINNLRD; this is encoded by the exons ATGGAGACGGATGGAGAGCAGAACCAGCAGGGGGCCTCCACCAATGGGAACGCAGCATCCGGGACGAGCTCCCGACCCTCTCCGATGAACTCCATGTCTCTGTATGAAAGACAGGCGGTGCAG GCCCTGCAGGCGTTACAGAGGCAGCCGAACGCAGCTCAGTACTTCCAGCAGCtgatgctgcagcagcagatcaaCAACGCCCAGCTGCAGAACCTGGCCGCTGTGCAACAG GCTACTCTGGCTGCCAGTCGTCAGTCAAGTCcttccagcagcagctcctctcagaACACCAGCACCACAGCT GCCAGTGTAACATCTGGATCAGGGTCCAGTACCAGCAGCCGTCCTATGGGCGCCTCGGCAACGTCCACAATCAGCCAATCGGTGCTGCTGAGTGGGACGGCGGGAGGGCAGGGTCAGATGTATCTGAGG GTCAACCGCTCCCTGAGGGCCCCCATCTCCTCACAGCTCATCTTTATGCCTGGCAACACGGCAACCGCTGCTGTGGCAACCGTTACCCAGCAGCCCCAGGCTCAGCAAcagcaacaggaagtgacaccAACTTCCTCTtccagcagccaatcagataaCGATCAG GTCCAGAACCTTGCTATGCGAGGTGTGTCCAGTCCCAAAGGTGTAGGTGTTAAGACTGAAGCCCCGGAGAGGAGTGACTCAG CTGCCTTCTCCCTGGTCCAGCCCTCCCACCAGTCGAACCCCCAGTCCCCCACTAAGCCAAGCCAGCCTCAGCCCCAGCCGCCCCACATCAAGATCCCCACCTACCCTCAGCCCACCAACCTCAAAGCCCACCCTGCCTCCTCCTCCggcgcctcctcctcctcctcctcctcttcctccacctcctccatccctctctcccagCTCCTGCTTCACGGAACCCGGACCCTCACCACAGTAACCACATCTCCCACAGCAGCGCACACTTTGGTGCTGACGTCAAACGCGGCTTCCCAGCCCCACGGGTACCCTGTTGGCACGGCGACCATAAAACCGGCCGTCAACGCTCAGACTCTGGTGGTGCAGCCTCTGCAGAAGACGTCGCTCAGCGCCGAGAAGTCGGGCCACGGCAACGGACCAATCCCCATCCAACCCAAAACTCTGCAGGGCCTCCGCCTGCCTCTCCAGCTGCCTTCTAGAAACCCCCCTCCCATCCTGCCCGCTCCACCGCCCGCCAGCAGCTCCGCCCAGCCCCCCCAGCCGCCACACATCCCGGTTCAGATCGTGGGCGCCAGACAGAGCACGCTGGGAAACGCCCAGGCTCTGGCTCTGGCCCGGGGCAGCTGCAGCCAGGACGGAGCCGCCGTCCTCACCAGCTCGTCCAGCCTGCTCACCATGGTGGCGTCCATCGCTTCCAGGGAGGGCGGGGTCATGGGCAGAGGGGTGGGACTAAAGACCCTTCAGTTGCCCCAAGAGGCTCCTCCATTGGCTCAGGTCTCTCAGGTGCATCCGCAAGCTAATCAGAGCTCTGGACCGAGTCAGAACGGACCCCTGGCTTCGAGCCCCGCCTCCTCCCAGTCGCCCACCATTTCTTCTCCTCCCCCCTCGCTGTCTCGCTCAGCGCTCTCCCTCCCCCTGGCAGcggaagagcagagaggagcgGCAGCTGGTGTGACAACCAATGGAGACtcagcaggaagtcagacaccaCAG ggaaagCAGATGACAGGCTCGCTTAAACGTAAATCGGACTCCAATTCAGCTAATGATGAAGATGGCCCCTCCCCCCCACAGCTCCAGCCTGTCAGAGATCACGCCACAGCACTACCGACCAATCCCATCGAAGCAG TCCCTGTTGCTCCTCctcccgcctcctcctcctcctcctcctcctcctctccctctccagctCTGTCGGTGTCGCGGGGAGGCTGCGTTCAGGGGGAGagagctcctcctcctcaagCCGTGGTTAAACCGCATGTCCTTACTCACCTCATAGAGGGCTTCGTCATTCAGGAAGGGGCAGAGCCTTTCCCT GTATGTGGTTCAGTAAAGGACTCGGCTGGTGAGGATTTAACAAACGACAGTCTGGACACTAATCAATCAGAGACCgttaccacagcaacag TGCTGAAGTGTGAGTACTGTAAAAACTTTGCTCCTGCCAGCCAGTTCAGAGGCACCAAAAGGTTCTGCTCCATGACTTGTGCCAAGAG GTACAACGTCAGCTTCAGGCAGCACTTCTGCGTGCGGCAGAGTCACAGCCAGGGTCAAGATCACGCTTCGGGTCAGGATCAAGGCCAAGGTCACTTCTCGAACTCGGACGAGGAGGGAGGCATCGCCAGGCGGAGGGTTCCACGCAGGACCAGCTCGGAAATAGCCAGTGCCAAGATAGCAGGGAGACCCATACCTGTGAAG TGCCGTTCAGAGTCCAGCCATTCAGAGGAGGAGTCCAGCGTAGAGGAGGACGAAGACGACCCCATGTCCCTCTCGCCCGCCTCCTCAGCTTCCTGCCACCACCAgccgcctcctcctccgctcCCGACGGAGAGTTCCGCGCCCAGCTGCCTGACGGCCAACCCCGCCCAGTGGAGCGTGGAGGATGTGTCACAGTTTATTTCCTCGCTACAAG GCTGCGAGGAACTGGCCTCTCAGTTCCTGTCGCAGGAGATCGACGGTcaggctctgctgctgctgaaggaggagCATCTCATGTCCACCATGAACATCAAGCTGGGTCCCGCCCTCAAGATCTGCGCCCACATTAACAATCTGAGAGACTGA